A genome region from Arachis duranensis cultivar V14167 chromosome 6, aradu.V14167.gnm2.J7QH, whole genome shotgun sequence includes the following:
- the LOC107494189 gene encoding adenylylsulfatase HINT1 yields the protein MASEKEAALAAIPSDAPTIFDKIINKEIPSTVVYEDDKVLAFRDIAPQAPIHILLIPKVRDGLTGLSKAEERHTEILGRLLYTAKLVAKQEGLDDGFRIVINDGPKGCQSVYHIHVHLLGGRQMNWPPG from the exons ATGGCTTCAGAGAAAGAAGCCGCTCTTGCAGCCATTCCCTCTGATGCTCCCACCAT ATTTGACAAGATCATCAATAAGGAAATTCCTTCTACTGTGGTTTATGAGGATGATAAG GTCCTTGCCTTTAGGGACATAGCTCCTCAAGCTCCTATTCACATTCTACTTATTCCGAAAGTCAGGGATGGGCTAACTGGTCTATCCAAG GCTGAGGAGAGGCACACTGAGATTCTTGGCCGCCTTCTCTACACCGCAAAACTGGTTGCAAAGCAAGAAGGCCTTGACGATGGCTTCAGAATTGTAATCAACGATGGACCAAAAGGCT GCCAATCAGTGTACCACATTCATGTGCACCTTCTCGGAGGGCGACAAATGAACTGGCCCCCTGGCTAA